A stretch of DNA from Bacillus alveayuensis:
GCTGCTCGCTAACGATAAAGTCCTTTTGATTCGCCATGAAATCGCAAGTTTGCAAAAAATATACGATCGGTATTCATATTTAACTTTGAAGCACTGTTTTCTTATGTACAGTGCTTTTTTCTATAAAAAAACCAGCATTGATTAAGAAGTTTTATTTGATAGCGATTTTTTTCATAAAAGGCACGCATCATCTGTTTTTTTAGCCATGTAGGCATTGCCTATACCTCCTTAATCATTATAATGGAGTATGGGTAATAAATAATGTATTCGCCCAAAAGCTATTATGTGCGTTTTTTCATAAGGCTTTTTCAAAAAGACTGTTGTTTTACTATACGATAGCTTTTCGACTGTCAGGCAAGCGATGCGCTCGCTATGTCACGCTATGAAAAGCAGCAAAGTTTACGAAAATAGCCTTTCTTAAAAGAAGGTGTCTATACATTGAATGATCGAAAGCTGCAACAATTAGTTGAATACATTTCCTTAACTTTCTTCGGTAGAAAATTCAACCATAAAGCATTATTTAATCATCGCCTTAGAACCACAGGTGGTCGCTATTTGCTGCAAAACCATAATATTGAAATTAACCCGAAATATTATGAAGAACATGGAATGGATGAATTGATTGGCATTATAAAGCATGAGCTATGCCACTATCACTTGCATATAGAAGGTAAAGGGTACCGTCATAAAGACAGGGATTTTAAGGAGTTATTGAAAAAGGTTCATGCACCGCGTTTTTGTACACCTTTAAAGCAGAAAAAAACACAAAAAAAGCAGTATTTTTATCAATGTTATGATTGTTCTCAAGCTTTTGTGCGTTATAAAAAAATGGATCCGGCTAGATATATTTGCGGAAAATGTGGAGGGAAAATTTATTTGCTTAAATATAGGGTTGACGGGGGCGACAAACATATGATAAATTATAAAAGCCGTCGTTAATAAAGGATGAATGAGTAAAGTTCTTGACAAAAAAAGATAAATAAATTAAAATAAAAAAGTCGTTAATGGAAAAATATATGTTACTATTTGTATTATTCCGCAGTAGCTCAGTGGTAGAGCATTCGGCTGTTAACCGAACGGTCGCAGGTTCGAATCCTGCCTGCGGAGCCATGTGGAGAAGTACCCAAGTGGCTGAAGGGGCTCCCCTGCTAAGGGAGTAGGTCGTGTAAGCGGCGCGAGGGTTCAAATCCCTCCTTCTCCGCCATTATATTTTGGCCCGTTGGTCAAGTGGTTAAGACACCGCCCTTTCACGGCGGTAACACGGGTTCGAATCCCGTACGGGTCATCATAATTTTTCGAAATGGGAAGTTGGCTAACTTCCCATTTCTAAGCGATTTAGACATATATAATTATTGTTATGATTTTTGGTCCCGTGGTGTAGCGGTTAACATGCCTGCCTGTCACGCAGGAGATCGCGGGTTCGATTCCCGTCGGGACCGCCATTAGATTTATTGAATTGAATTTTATGTTTCTTATTCAGGATGTTTTATTGAGATGTTTTTCATTGGGCTATAGCCAAGCGGTAAGGCAACGGACTTTGACTCCGTGATGCGCTGGTTCGAATCCAGCTAGCCCAGCCAAAAAATTGAGCCATTAGCTCAGTCGGTAGAGCAACGAGCAAAGCATCTATGAGTTCACAGCGAGTTGTACCAGCCGAGCAACTACTTGAGTAAGCAAACTGAGGCTGGGACACAGGAACTATAGGGTGTTTTCAAATTATGAGCCATTAGCTCAGTCGGTAGAGCATCTGACTTTTAATCAGAGGGTCGGAGGTTCGAATCCTCCATGGCTCACCATTTTTAGCGGGTGTGGCGGAATTGGCAGACGCGCTAGACTTAGGATCTAGTGCCGTATGGCGTGGGGGTTCAAGTCCCTCCACCCGCACCATTGTTTGCGGTAGTGGCGGAATGGCAGACGCGCTAGGTTGAGGGCCTAGTGGGGGCGACCCCGTGGAGGTTCGAGTCCTCTCTACCGCATAAAAAAAGAAAAAAATATTGACATTAAACATCAGAAATGTTACTATAAAATATGTCGTTTAAAAACGTATTATGCGCCCGTAGCTCAATTGGATAGAGCGTTTGACTACGGATCAAAAGGTTAGGGGTTCGACTCCTCTCGGGCGCGCCATAAATCGGGAAGTAGCTCAGCTTGGTAGAGCACATGGTTTGGGACCATGGGGTCGCAGGTTCGAATCCTGTCTTCCCGACCAGTCGTTTCGATGCGGGTGTAGTTTAGTGGTAAAACCTCAGCCTTCCAAGCTGATGTCGTGGGTTCGATTCCCATCACCCGCTCCATTGTTTTAAATGATCTTTGAAAACTAAACAAAACGAAGCGTTCCGTTAATTCTTTTTAATGAGCAAGGAACA
This window harbors:
- a CDS encoding SprT-like protein (product_source=KO:K03095; cog=COG3091; ko=KO:K03095; pfam=PF10263; smart=SM00731; superfamily=144206); its protein translation is MNDRKLQQLVEYISLTFFGRKFNHKALFNHRLRTTGGRYLLQNHNIEINPKYYEEHGMDELIGIIKHELCHYHLHIEGKGYRHKDRDFKELLKKVHAPRFCTPLKQKKTQKKQYFYQCYDCSQAFVRYKKMDPARYICGKCGGKIYLLKYRVDGGDKHMINYKSRR
- a CDS encoding hypothetical protein (product_source=Hypo-rule applied), whose amino-acid sequence is MPTWLKKQMMRAFYEKNRYQIKLLNQCWFFYRKKHCT